Proteins encoded together in one Campylobacter peloridis LMG 23910 window:
- a CDS encoding DUF2920 family protein — protein MIINQTHFINSSDDIELNIKRENKLEYSISYDDNKEMKAIVCIIPGFGEDTQSDYKKHLAQSICEAYDVVVLSVEYHCIGSRLNNGARIVFNDIDKFVLEHSCKVFNIEQNFNDFSYDDLKYIDGQLSKQKAVGKIQDQLKMQLSATFKPSKNEYQNFGIIQAIDIINAILHTKKYYKMGGGIPVVLIGSSHGGYLANLCAKICPWIVDGVIDNSSYALTPLVYLGFSKEIDYTKYYEFHLRYSHNIDLFIFTKSFWTSNQYSPFYFSNARKFIRDICNYEHLKLQANYKKIPYICYHSIYDMIAPFKDKEELYKALDNLGFKACLHKIASQDQIDGRLIKNLDHGLGMSIKTLIKKHLMQILEEISQNDVYEKEISYKSDDLVYTFKEQNNQILLNIEKTR, from the coding sequence ATGATTATAAATCAAACTCACTTTATAAATTCAAGCGATGATATAGAGCTTAATATAAAAAGAGAAAACAAATTAGAATACAGCATTAGCTATGATGATAACAAAGAAATGAAAGCTATTGTTTGTATTATCCCTGGTTTTGGAGAAGATACACAGAGTGATTATAAAAAGCATTTAGCACAAAGTATTTGCGAAGCTTACGATGTGGTTGTGCTTAGTGTTGAATATCATTGTATAGGATCAAGGTTAAATAATGGAGCAAGGATAGTATTTAATGATATTGATAAATTTGTTTTAGAGCATTCTTGTAAAGTTTTTAATATAGAGCAAAATTTTAATGATTTTTCTTATGATGATTTAAAATACATCGATGGGCAACTAAGTAAGCAAAAAGCAGTAGGTAAAATCCAAGATCAACTTAAAATGCAACTTAGTGCCACATTTAAACCAAGTAAAAATGAATATCAAAATTTTGGCATAATACAAGCAATAGATATTATAAACGCTATATTACATACAAAAAAATACTATAAAATGGGGGGGGGTATTCCAGTAGTTTTGATAGGTAGTTCTCATGGAGGATATTTAGCAAATTTATGTGCCAAAATATGTCCATGGATAGTTGATGGTGTAATAGATAATTCTTCTTATGCTTTAACGCCACTTGTATATTTAGGTTTTTCTAAGGAAATTGATTATACTAAATATTATGAATTTCATTTAAGATATTCTCATAATATTGATTTATTTATTTTCACTAAGAGCTTTTGGACTTCTAATCAATACTCGCCTTTTTATTTTTCCAATGCAAGAAAATTCATCAGAGATATTTGTAATTATGAACATTTAAAACTTCAAGCAAACTATAAGAAAATTCCTTATATTTGTTACCATAGTATATATGATATGATAGCTCCTTTTAAAGATAAAGAAGAGTTATATAAAGCCTTAGACAATTTAGGTTTTAAAGCTTGTTTGCATAAAATTGCTTCTCAAGATCAAATAGATGGAAGATTAATTAAAAATTTAGATCATGGTTTAGGAATGTCTATAAAAACTTTAATTAAAAAACATTTAATGCAAATTTTGGAAGAAATTTCGCAAAATGATGTTTATGAAAAAGAAATTTCATATAAAAGTGATGATTTAGTCTATACCTTTAAAGAACAAAACAATCAAATTCTCTTAAATATTGAAAAGACAAGATAA
- the ftnA gene encoding non-heme ferritin, whose amino-acid sequence MLSKEVVALLNEQINKEMYAANLYLSMSSWCYEHSFDGAGAFLFEHAREESDHARKLITYLNETDSKVELKEVKKPDSEFKSLLDVFEKTFEHEQSITASINNLVDFMLSSKDYSTFNFLQWYVSEQHEEEALFRGIVDKIKLISDNGNGLYMVDQYIKSLINK is encoded by the coding sequence ATGCTTTCAAAAGAAGTAGTGGCTTTATTAAATGAGCAAATTAACAAAGAAATGTATGCGGCAAATTTATATTTGAGTATGAGTTCATGGTGCTATGAGCATAGTTTTGATGGTGCGGGGGCATTTTTGTTTGAGCATGCAAGAGAAGAAAGTGATCATGCAAGAAAACTCATCACTTATTTAAACGAAACTGATTCTAAAGTAGAATTAAAAGAAGTTAAAAAACCTGATAGTGAATTTAAATCATTACTTGATGTGTTTGAAAAAACTTTCGAGCATGAGCAAAGCATCACTGCTTCTATTAACAATCTTGTAGATTTTATGCTTTCGAGTAAGGATTATTCTACTTTTAATTTCTTACAATGGTATGTAAGCGAACAACACGAAGAAGAAGCACTTTTTAGAGGCATAGTAGATAAAATCAAACTCATAAGCGATAATGGCAATGGTTTATACATGGTAGATCAATACATCAAAAGCTTAATTAATAAATAA
- a CDS encoding S24 family peptidase: MQMTEITDKLKFILQKEGIKNAKDSDVAKVLNINPDTFYGMKFRNSIPYKQILNFLNERNININTFFYEISLENNTPTLDLNYNVLKYYDVNASMGGGALNDNVSFSEVIIDEKLSDFFGSKDCDIIPCIGDSMEPEIKDDSLCLVDKNKGFKDGGVFAVNTRDGLFIKQIFKSNKGGVYLHSFNLSYADVHYQNGDFLIVGKVVGTISRI; the protein is encoded by the coding sequence ATGCAAATGACTGAAATTACTGATAAACTTAAATTTATACTCCAAAAAGAAGGTATAAAAAACGCTAAAGACTCTGATGTAGCTAAAGTGCTAAATATCAATCCTGATACCTTTTATGGTATGAAATTTAGAAATTCCATACCATATAAACAAATATTAAATTTTTTAAATGAAAGAAACATCAATATCAATACATTTTTTTATGAAATTTCCCTTGAAAATAATACCCCAACACTTGATCTAAACTATAATGTTTTAAAATATTACGATGTAAATGCTTCTATGGGAGGTGGTGCTTTAAATGATAATGTTAGTTTTTCTGAGGTGATTATAGATGAAAAATTAAGTGATTTTTTTGGCTCAAAAGATTGTGATATTATCCCTTGTATAGGCGATAGTATGGAGCCTGAAATAAAAGATGATTCCTTGTGTTTGGTAGATAAAAACAAAGGTTTTAAAGATGGTGGGGTTTTTGCAGTAAATACTAGAGATGGTTTATTTATAAAACAAATTTTTAAAAGCAACAAAGGAGGAGTTTATTTACACTCATTTAATCTTAGCTATGCAGATGTGCATTATCAAAATGGAGATTTTTTAATCGTAGGTAAGGTTGTAGGAACTATTAGTAGAATTTAG
- a CDS encoding cytochrome c family protein yields MKHKLAKVATYACLALSIGLSTQVFASSQPRTLEGYVEQEDAFFDYLYKNHPIFKYEKDGRLVGKFTHSDRTENWVENQNGPKFAKEHGLENASITYRLPYESFLDFPNKFVGPKKCGECHPAQYASWERSRHAKTVRFPHEMEEVGGASGLKKPMYNSQATILPDGIYPDDVYALIGTPRTKYGFIDKWLVRGTYHVEDGNLSNLTGKLTAGGNQFSRLWSEFLTPDMAQKIAAFAPGFPTKMEDFGGNGSQVWGTNSYAASYKEKALFQPATAYCETCHTFKFDFKSKEEFYKALGNPKELQKHTISKGITCEECHGAGAHLYGARGAGMPSNCERCHQRFSYNETDAKINPRKPFNAYFKSSCPACGTEGAQMYSSAHYDKGMRCSTCHDPHEVTFNDWKSGYTKTKLKKTCKDCHETQASFFKKGGIHAKDSCTACHMPNMMSCENFAAVQNPDKGGFDNVRASHIWNIKVDKTAKTLNPPEGKERSPKVGGWTIARDDEGKFFLDLMWSCGRTSFSDINLMGPGASGCHSAVQSTLPEKLHFTNQEMIYDKVMEWQNPVKEGYEKIRKAIADIDKKFAEKTNLSVEKKSRILNLTNQAQAIADRLEKDGSWGVHGPAYSKKIIEEALIYTQEAQGILNGR; encoded by the coding sequence ATGAAACACAAGTTAGCTAAAGTTGCTACTTATGCTTGTTTGGCTTTGAGCATTGGTTTGAGTACTCAAGTTTTTGCATCTTCACAGCCTAGAACTCTTGAAGGTTATGTAGAGCAAGAGGATGCTTTTTTTGATTATCTATATAAAAACCATCCAATCTTTAAATATGAAAAAGATGGGCGTTTAGTAGGTAAATTTACACATAGCGATAGAACAGAAAATTGGGTGGAAAATCAAAATGGCCCAAAATTCGCAAAAGAACATGGTTTAGAAAATGCTTCAATTACTTATCGCTTGCCTTATGAGTCTTTTTTGGATTTTCCAAACAAATTCGTAGGTCCTAAAAAATGTGGTGAGTGTCATCCTGCCCAATATGCTTCTTGGGAGCGTTCACGCCATGCAAAAACAGTGCGTTTTCCGCATGAAATGGAAGAAGTTGGCGGTGCTAGTGGATTAAAAAAACCTATGTATAATTCTCAAGCTACCATTTTGCCTGATGGAATTTATCCAGATGATGTTTATGCCTTGATTGGAACTCCAAGAACTAAATATGGTTTTATTGATAAATGGCTAGTTCGTGGAACTTACCATGTAGAAGATGGAAATTTAAGTAACTTAACCGGTAAATTAACTGCTGGAGGTAATCAATTTTCAAGACTTTGGAGTGAATTTTTAACTCCTGATATGGCACAAAAAATAGCAGCTTTTGCCCCTGGTTTTCCTACAAAAATGGAGGATTTTGGCGGTAATGGTTCTCAAGTTTGGGGAACAAATTCTTACGCAGCAAGTTATAAAGAAAAAGCACTTTTTCAACCTGCAACTGCATATTGTGAAACCTGTCATACTTTTAAATTCGACTTCAAGAGTAAAGAAGAATTTTATAAAGCATTAGGTAATCCAAAAGAACTTCAAAAACATACAATTTCAAAAGGTATTACTTGTGAAGAATGCCACGGGGCTGGAGCTCACCTTTATGGTGCAAGAGGTGCTGGTATGCCATCAAATTGTGAAAGATGTCATCAAAGATTTTCATACAACGAAACTGATGCAAAAATAAATCCAAGAAAACCTTTCAATGCATATTTTAAATCAAGTTGTCCAGCATGTGGAACAGAAGGTGCTCAAATGTATTCTTCAGCACACTATGATAAGGGCATGAGATGTTCAACTTGCCATGATCCACATGAAGTAACATTTAATGATTGGAAAAGTGGCTATACTAAAACTAAACTTAAAAAAACATGTAAAGATTGTCATGAAACACAAGCAAGCTTTTTCAAAAAAGGCGGAATTCATGCAAAAGATAGCTGTACAGCTTGCCATATGCCAAATATGATGAGTTGTGAGAATTTTGCGGCTGTTCAAAATCCTGATAAAGGTGGTTTTGATAATGTTAGAGCTTCTCATATATGGAATATAAAAGTAGATAAAACAGCAAAAACACTCAACCCACCAGAAGGCAAAGAAAGATCACCTAAAGTTGGTGGATGGACTATAGCTAGAGATGATGAGGGTAAATTCTTCCTTGATTTAATGTGGAGTTGCGGTAGAACAAGTTTTAGTGATATTAATTTAATGGGTCCAGGTGCAAGTGGTTGCCATAGTGCTGTTCAATCAACCTTACCTGAAAAATTACATTTTACAAACCAAGAGATGATTTATGATAAAGTAATGGAGTGGCAAAATCCTGTTAAAGAAGGATATGAAAAAATTAGAAAAGCTATTGCAGATATAGATAAGAAATTTGCTGAAAAAACAAATCTTTCTGTAGAGAAAAAATCAAGAATTTTAAATCTTACCAATCAAGCACAAGCTATAGCAGATAGATTGGAAAAAGATGGATCTTGGGGCGTTCATGGACCTGCTTATTCTAAAAAAATCATCGAAGAAGCTTTAATTTATACCCAAGAAGCTCAAGGTATCCTAAATGGTAGATAA